The window ATTGAATACATGGAAATCGCTGAAGTCTCATATTTAAATCGTATCAGGAAAACCCATGCGTAAAGGAATCATACTGGCTGGCGGATCAGGTACACGTCTGTATCCCCTGACCTATTCGGTCAGCAAGCAGCTTATGCCTGTTTATGACAAGCCCATGATCTACTATCCCCTGTCAACAATCATGCTTTCCGGGATAAAAGAGATCCTTGTCATTACCACGCCAAAAGATCTGGATAGTTTTAAATATCTGCTTGGCAACGGTTCCCAGTGGGGACTCTCCATAGACTATGCTGTCCAGCCTTCTCCGGACGGACTGGCCCAGGCTTTTATCATCGGTGAAACATTTATTCGCAATGATCCTGTCACCCTGATCCTGGGCGATAATATATTTTATGGCGAAGGACTTTCAAACCGGTTACAGGCCATTGCAAAAAAGGAACAGGGTGCCACTATTTTCGGCTACTATGTTAAAGACCCCAAACGATATGGGGTTGCCGGGTTTGATGACAACGGCAAGGTCACAAGCCTGGAAGAAAAACCTGAAATCCCGAAATCAAATTATGCTGTAACCGGTCTCTATTTTTATGACAACGATGTCATTGACATTGCCAAACAAATCACGCCTTCAGCCCGGGGAGAACTGGAAATCACAGATGTTAACAAAGAGTATCTTAACCGGGGTACCCTGAATGTTGAACTGTTCAGCCGGGGCACCGCCTGGCTGGATACGGGAACCCATGAGTCCCTTCTGGATGCAGGACAGTTTATTAAAGTGGTCGAAGACCGCCAGGGTCTCAAAATTGCCTGCGTCGAAGAAATTGCTTTTAGAATGGGCTTAATCGATAAAAATCAATTGGAGCAGCTTGCCGTCCCCATGAAAAAAAACGGGTACGGCCAGTATCTGCTCAACCTTTTAAAAAAATAAAATGAAATATACACCGTTGTCCATACCGGAAGTTGTTCTGATGGAACCCCGTGTTTTCGGAGATCATAGAGGTTTTTTCCTTGAAACTTTCCGCCAGGATGATTTTGAAACACATATCGGAAATTACACATTTGTTCAGGATAATCACAGCAAATCGGCAAAAGGCATATTAAGAGGTCTTCACTACCAGATACAGCAGCCCCAAGGCAAACTTGTCCGGGTCACATCCGGGACTGTATTTGACGTGGCAGTGGACATCAGAAAATCCTCATCCACCTTTGGCCGATGGGTCGGTCAAATCCTCTCTGCCGAAAACAAAGCCATGCTCTGGGTGCCCCCGGGGTTTGCCCATGGATTTTATGTCATGAGCGATGAAGCAGAATTTTCATACAAATGTACTGACTACTATGCTCCCCAGCATGAGCGCAGTATTCTTTGGAACGATTCTGATATCGCCATTGAGTGGCCCCTGGATAAAGGAGATAAAGACCCGGTATTATCCCCAAAGGATGAACAGGCAAAAAAACTGGTATCAGCGGAGGTGTTCAAATGAATGTCCTGGTTTTAGGAGCGAATGGTCAGCTGGGATGGGAACTGCAGCGGACAAGCCCAGGTAGTATAGGCTTGACAGCAATTGACTACCCTGAAGTTGATCTGCTTGATTACGACAGCATTCACAAGTGCATTAACTCAGCACAGCCGGATATTCTGATTAACGCGGCAGCCTACACAGCCGTTGATAAAGCAGAACAGGACGAAGGGACTGCAGACCGACTCAATCATGGCGCCGTCAGGCAAATCTCTGAAATTTGCAGCAGCAAAGGAATCCACCTGGTTCACATCTCCACCGATTTTATTTTCAACGGCATGAACCATAAACCTTACCAGCCCCAGGACACCCCGGATCCCATATCCGTCTATGGCGCGACCAAACTGAAAGGGGAACAGGCTGTCAGGAAGGTCCTTGGCCCAAACGCCACCATCATCAGAACAGCCTGGCTGTACTCAGCCCATGGCATCAATTTTGTCAAAAGCATGCTCACACTGATGGATACAAAACCAGAACTTAACATCATCGACGAACAGGTCGGCACCCCAACCTGGGCCAATGGCCTGGCCCATGCAATATGGGGAACAATTGAGAAAAAAGTCACGGGAACACACCATTTCACAGATGCCGGCGCAGCATCCTGGTACGACTTTGCCATTGCCATCCAGGAAGAAGCCCTGGGCCTGAACCTCATCCAGAATGAAATCCCCATAAACCCAATCCCGGCCAGCCAGTATCCGACCCCGGCTCGACGTCCTTTTTACAGCATTCTGGACAAAACATCCCTCTGGAACGCCCTGGACATAAAGCCGATCCATTGGCGTAAACAGCTGAGATCCATGCTGCGGGAACTGACATGAAAAATCTTCTTGTCACAGGCGGAGCCGGTTTCATCGGTACAAACTTTGTATACTACTGGCTCACCCAACACCCGGAAGATCACATCGTGGTTCTGGATGCCCTTACATACGCCGGTAACAGGGACAATCTGACAGAAGCGGAAAAAAATCCAAAATTCAAA is drawn from uncultured Desulfobacter sp. and contains these coding sequences:
- the rfbC gene encoding dTDP-4-dehydrorhamnose 3,5-epimerase is translated as MKYTPLSIPEVVLMEPRVFGDHRGFFLETFRQDDFETHIGNYTFVQDNHSKSAKGILRGLHYQIQQPQGKLVRVTSGTVFDVAVDIRKSSSTFGRWVGQILSAENKAMLWVPPGFAHGFYVMSDEAEFSYKCTDYYAPQHERSILWNDSDIAIEWPLDKGDKDPVLSPKDEQAKKLVSAEVFK
- the rfbA gene encoding glucose-1-phosphate thymidylyltransferase RfbA, with translation MRKGIILAGGSGTRLYPLTYSVSKQLMPVYDKPMIYYPLSTIMLSGIKEILVITTPKDLDSFKYLLGNGSQWGLSIDYAVQPSPDGLAQAFIIGETFIRNDPVTLILGDNIFYGEGLSNRLQAIAKKEQGATIFGYYVKDPKRYGVAGFDDNGKVTSLEEKPEIPKSNYAVTGLYFYDNDVIDIAKQITPSARGELEITDVNKEYLNRGTLNVELFSRGTAWLDTGTHESLLDAGQFIKVVEDRQGLKIACVEEIAFRMGLIDKNQLEQLAVPMKKNGYGQYLLNLLKK
- the rfbD gene encoding dTDP-4-dehydrorhamnose reductase, giving the protein MNVLVLGANGQLGWELQRTSPGSIGLTAIDYPEVDLLDYDSIHKCINSAQPDILINAAAYTAVDKAEQDEGTADRLNHGAVRQISEICSSKGIHLVHISTDFIFNGMNHKPYQPQDTPDPISVYGATKLKGEQAVRKVLGPNATIIRTAWLYSAHGINFVKSMLTLMDTKPELNIIDEQVGTPTWANGLAHAIWGTIEKKVTGTHHFTDAGAASWYDFAIAIQEEALGLNLIQNEIPINPIPASQYPTPARRPFYSILDKTSLWNALDIKPIHWRKQLRSMLRELT